The following coding sequences lie in one Rhodohalobacter barkolensis genomic window:
- a CDS encoding 7-carboxy-7-deazaguanine synthase QueE, producing the protein MFKKEKAAKINLEDTNELDLFEYPLMEDFYTIQGEGSHTGRPAYFIRTAGCDVNCWWCDVKDSWDEEKHPRVKTEEIVKRAVESGAEFAVITGGEPLLHNLEPLTIRLKQAGLQTHIETSGSSPLTGQLDWITLSPKRFKKPLDEVFPYVDELKVVVLTNKDLAWAEENAKKCPSNTQLLLQPEWDTPKSIPLIVEYVKKNPQWGISLQTHKFINVP; encoded by the coding sequence ATGTTTAAGAAAGAAAAAGCCGCAAAAATAAATTTAGAGGATACCAACGAACTGGATCTGTTTGAATATCCCCTGATGGAGGATTTCTACACCATTCAGGGCGAAGGATCGCATACCGGCCGTCCGGCCTATTTTATCCGAACAGCAGGGTGTGATGTAAACTGCTGGTGGTGTGACGTGAAAGATAGCTGGGACGAAGAGAAGCACCCGAGGGTCAAAACCGAAGAGATCGTAAAGAGAGCGGTGGAGAGCGGTGCTGAATTTGCCGTAATTACCGGTGGTGAACCTCTGCTGCACAATCTGGAGCCTCTTACCATAAGATTGAAACAAGCCGGACTGCAGACCCATATTGAAACCAGCGGATCGTCTCCGCTTACGGGTCAGCTGGATTGGATTACACTGTCGCCCAAGCGGTTCAAAAAACCTCTGGATGAAGTTTTTCCCTATGTGGATGAGCTGAAGGTTGTGGTTCTGACCAATAAAGATCTCGCTTGGGCCGAAGAGAATGCGAAAAAATGTCCATCAAATACCCAGTTATTGCTTCAGCCGGAATGGGATACCCCAAAATCGATTCCACTGATTGTGGAGTATGTGAAAAAAAATCCACAATGGGGAATTAGTTTGCAGACACATAAGTTTATCAACGTACCATAA
- a CDS encoding 6-pyruvoyl trahydropterin synthase family protein — translation MPTWTLHTEFKFDAAHFIDGYDGKCGRMHGHTYKVHISAKSHELNPSKYLKSADMVCDFKELKWAASDSKKGGFDHSVLNEEIPVATTAERIAEYIHKETVKRIPGNIELKVTVWETDTSWVEYTDQDV, via the coding sequence ATGCCAACCTGGACATTACATACAGAATTTAAATTTGATGCCGCCCACTTTATTGATGGATATGATGGGAAATGCGGACGCATGCACGGGCATACCTATAAGGTTCATATCTCAGCGAAATCACATGAGCTGAATCCATCAAAATATCTTAAATCTGCAGACATGGTTTGTGATTTCAAGGAGCTGAAATGGGCTGCCTCAGACAGTAAAAAGGGTGGATTCGACCACTCTGTACTCAATGAGGAGATTCCGGTAGCGACCACAGCTGAGCGAATTGCAGAGTATATCCACAAAGAGACCGTAAAAAGAATTCCCGGTAATATTGAGTTGAAAGTCACCGTTTGGGAGACAGACACAAGCTGGGTTGAATACACCGATCAAGATGTTTAA
- a CDS encoding MGMT family protein: MAKNDFNEKVYKVVDHIPAGRVTSYGAIAGFIGVKSGARMVGYALNQLADQPTEAAVPAHRVVNRLGQLTGRAYFGGDAMRERLEQEGVTFSEDYTVDMEKHFWDPSIELNPEILK, from the coding sequence ATGGCTAAAAACGATTTTAATGAAAAGGTCTACAAAGTGGTGGATCATATACCGGCTGGCCGGGTGACGAGCTATGGTGCAATTGCCGGATTTATTGGTGTAAAATCGGGAGCGCGAATGGTCGGTTATGCCCTCAATCAGCTGGCTGATCAACCAACGGAGGCTGCCGTGCCGGCTCACCGGGTAGTCAATCGGCTGGGGCAACTTACAGGCAGGGCTTATTTTGGCGGGGATGCGATGAGGGAGAGACTGGAACAGGAGGGAGTTACGTTTAGTGAAGATTACACCGTTGATATGGAGAAACACTTTTGGGATCCATCCATCGAGTTGAATCCTGAAATTCTGAAATGA
- a CDS encoding GIY-YIG nuclease family protein, giving the protein MLITIRTSWFTYIIRCTNGSLYTGSTNHMIRRWHQHRQGTGAKYLRAHDPEEVVFIEQHLDRSAACKREYEIKQFSRQEKEALIEC; this is encoded by the coding sequence ATCCTAATAACCATTCGTACATCCTGGTTTACATACATCATCCGGTGCACGAACGGCAGTCTCTATACCGGGAGTACAAATCATATGATCAGACGCTGGCATCAGCATCGGCAGGGGACCGGAGCGAAATATTTGCGGGCTCACGATCCTGAAGAAGTCGTGTTTATAGAACAACATTTAGATCGTTCAGCAGCTTGTAAGAGGGAGTACGAGATTAAGCAGTTTTCCAGGCAAGAGAAGGAAGCGTTGATTGAGTGTTGA
- a CDS encoding ATP-binding protein translates to MIQDQKITLAVSRILQRSERHVDIDKLVETFVDIGIFPQLINRNNQILYGRRGTGKTHVLKVLQTEISPDNKIVSLYLDCRTLGSTSQFSDTSLPLKKRCLALFRDILTPIYNTLLEHIVEYPNENAEKAIVALDELLDTITQPIKSYKQDSEVKRIEKEVGKSKTGGLNITSTSPDLSLNYSDKESSTQATEQTFRVNEEDKIIFPSLHKSLSETLELADVELYLLIDEWSSIPEDIQPYLAEFLKRGVLPVNRAVLKIASLEYRSKFKIPNKTPIFGFELGADISTAPDLDDYYVFDRNPEQITDLFSEILLKHLNVDLPVDYLKNKYGISSGKDLASKLFTQRDTLKELSRAAEGVVRDLINIFTNAFFDARKRGRDTIDLKAILEASRQWFEQDKAQDLDDEMHEVLRRIVEDVIGEKKARSFLLPRSLIKHDTIQKLFDARVLHHMQRGYADKDNPGVRYDIYSLDYGTYVDLIGTSKEPQIELFVEDNGADIVVPFDDKRSIRRIILGEEILEQ, encoded by the coding sequence ATGATACAAGACCAAAAAATCACACTTGCAGTGTCAAGAATCTTGCAGCGATCTGAACGACATGTAGATATAGACAAACTTGTAGAAACTTTCGTAGATATTGGAATATTTCCTCAATTAATTAACAGAAATAACCAAATTCTATATGGTCGAAGAGGTACTGGAAAAACTCACGTTTTAAAAGTACTTCAGACTGAAATTTCCCCTGACAACAAGATCGTTTCATTATATTTGGATTGTCGCACTCTTGGAAGTACTTCTCAATTTTCAGATACTTCTTTGCCTTTGAAAAAAAGATGTTTAGCATTGTTTAGAGATATTTTAACTCCTATATACAATACGCTTCTCGAACATATAGTAGAGTATCCCAACGAAAATGCTGAAAAAGCTATAGTCGCTTTGGATGAACTATTAGATACAATAACTCAACCAATTAAAAGCTATAAACAAGATTCTGAAGTAAAAAGAATTGAAAAAGAAGTTGGTAAATCAAAAACAGGTGGATTAAATATAACAAGCACATCACCTGATTTATCGCTCAATTATTCTGACAAAGAATCTTCAACACAGGCTACAGAGCAAACTTTTAGGGTAAATGAAGAAGATAAAATAATTTTTCCTTCCCTACATAAATCATTATCAGAGACCTTAGAGCTTGCTGATGTTGAGCTATATTTATTGATTGACGAATGGTCTTCTATTCCTGAAGATATCCAGCCGTATCTGGCAGAGTTCTTGAAGCGCGGTGTTTTACCAGTAAATCGTGCAGTTTTAAAGATTGCGAGTCTTGAGTATAGATCAAAGTTTAAAATTCCGAATAAAACTCCAATTTTCGGATTTGAATTGGGTGCAGATATTTCAACCGCTCCAGATTTAGACGATTATTACGTATTTGATCGAAATCCTGAACAAATTACAGACTTGTTTAGTGAAATCTTACTTAAACATTTAAATGTAGATTTACCAGTAGATTATTTAAAGAATAAATATGGAATCAGCAGCGGTAAAGATTTAGCTTCAAAATTATTTACGCAGCGTGATACACTAAAAGAACTATCACGGGCAGCTGAAGGAGTAGTTAGAGATCTTATAAATATTTTTACTAATGCTTTTTTTGATGCAAGGAAAAGAGGGCGAGATACAATTGATTTAAAAGCAATTCTTGAAGCGAGCAGGCAGTGGTTTGAGCAAGACAAAGCACAAGATTTAGACGATGAAATGCATGAAGTCCTTCGACGTATTGTTGAAGATGTCATAGGCGAAAAAAAAGCCAGATCATTTCTACTTCCTCGTTCCTTAATAAAACATGATACAATTCAAAAATTGTTCGATGCCAGAGTATTGCATCATATGCAAAGAGGCTATGCTGATAAAGATAATCCGGGTGTTAGGTATGATATATATAGCTTAGACTATGGTACATACGTAGATTTGATTGGAACATCTAAAGAACCACAAATAGAATTATTTGTAGAAGATAATGGCGCGGATATTGTAGTGCCATTTGATGACAAAAGAAGTATTCGAAGAATTATACTTGGAGAAGAAATTTTAGAACAATGA
- a CDS encoding NAD(P)-dependent alcohol dehydrogenase encodes MKAILLKKYGMPNDLEIGEVTKPVPSEGEVLVKIHAASINDWDWGLVRGKPFIIRLFFGLRKPKIEIPGVDISGTIEAVGDGVSSFTAGDEIYCDLSECGLGGFAEYVCVPEKMLSKKPSNISHNDASALPHAGILALQGLVEKGKVKTGQRVLINGAGGGVGTLGIQILKPYGVEVTGVDSGEKLDLMKSLGFDKLMDYRKADFTAIGEKYDLILDTKSTRSPFKVARSLKKDGRYVTVGGSMVRLLEIVLFGWLISLFTGKKLSVLTLKANKGLDQISKLVEQGQLSPVVDGPYEFDKIPELIQYFGDGRHLGKIVVEMEKGL; translated from the coding sequence ATGAAAGCCATACTCTTAAAAAAATACGGAATGCCAAATGATCTTGAGATCGGGGAGGTGACAAAACCGGTTCCGAGTGAGGGAGAAGTACTGGTAAAAATTCATGCGGCTTCCATCAATGACTGGGACTGGGGACTGGTCAGGGGCAAGCCATTTATCATTCGTCTGTTTTTCGGCCTGAGAAAGCCAAAGATAGAGATTCCCGGGGTAGACATCTCCGGTACCATCGAAGCGGTGGGCGATGGAGTGAGTTCCTTTACCGCCGGCGATGAGATCTACTGCGATCTGTCGGAGTGCGGACTGGGCGGATTTGCCGAATACGTTTGCGTTCCGGAAAAGATGTTGTCCAAAAAACCGTCCAATATCAGTCATAATGATGCCTCCGCCTTGCCGCATGCGGGAATTCTCGCGCTCCAGGGACTGGTGGAGAAGGGAAAGGTGAAAACCGGGCAAAGAGTCCTGATCAATGGAGCCGGAGGCGGTGTCGGGACCCTGGGTATTCAAATCCTGAAACCGTATGGGGTAGAGGTAACCGGCGTTGACAGCGGCGAAAAACTTGATCTGATGAAATCGCTGGGATTTGACAAGTTGATGGATTATAGAAAAGCGGACTTTACCGCTATCGGAGAAAAGTATGACCTGATCCTCGATACAAAATCAACCCGATCTCCATTTAAAGTTGCACGATCCCTCAAAAAAGATGGTAGATATGTCACAGTCGGGGGATCGATGGTCAGACTGCTGGAAATCGTACTGTTCGGTTGGCTCATATCACTTTTCACCGGTAAAAAGCTAAGCGTACTCACTCTGAAGGCAAATAAAGGATTAGACCAAATTTCTAAGCTTGTGGAACAGGGACAACTAAGTCCCGTTGTTGATGGACCCTACGAATTTGATAAAATCCCGGAGCTGATTCAATATTTCGGTGATGGAAGGCATTTGGGTAAGATTGTGGTTGAAATGGAGAAGGGTCTATGA
- a CDS encoding DUF2911 domain-containing protein — translation MKNVWILLIALLFAGCSSGSDQTETAAESETSTEIELSEQETDTESDSENESGEEEEVLSPEREVSGEIGGSQILIEYSAPSVRERIIWDDLVPYGEIWVSGAHMATSVEFEDDMLVNGEPVPAGKYAFFTIPGEENWMVIINEHWDQHQAGDYDEELDVARFDVEPMANDHTEQLIYSVVSEEDDSGFIELAWEEIKIRVPVSVAD, via the coding sequence ATGAAAAATGTATGGATTTTACTAATTGCACTGCTTTTCGCGGGATGCAGTTCAGGCTCAGATCAAACAGAAACCGCAGCTGAGTCGGAAACATCAACAGAGATAGAATTGTCTGAGCAGGAAACGGATACAGAAAGTGATAGTGAAAATGAATCGGGCGAGGAGGAAGAGGTATTAAGTCCGGAACGGGAAGTTTCCGGAGAGATTGGCGGTTCCCAAATCTTGATCGAATACAGCGCTCCTTCGGTCAGAGAGCGAATCATTTGGGATGATCTGGTTCCCTATGGAGAAATCTGGGTCAGCGGTGCACACATGGCCACATCGGTGGAGTTTGAAGATGATATGCTCGTGAACGGAGAACCGGTTCCGGCTGGGAAATATGCCTTTTTTACCATTCCGGGTGAAGAGAACTGGATGGTGATCATAAATGAACACTGGGATCAGCATCAGGCGGGCGATTATGATGAGGAACTGGATGTGGCTCGTTTTGACGTAGAGCCTATGGCAAACGATCATACCGAACAGCTTATCTACTCCGTGGTTTCGGAAGAGGATGACAGCGGTTTCATTGAACTGGCCTGGGAAGAGATTAAAATCCGGGTGCCGGTGAGTGTGGCTGATTAG
- a CDS encoding SDR family NAD(P)-dependent oxidoreductase, whose protein sequence is MTYQESSILITGASQGIGRSISIAFAAATDRPLLLLARNLENLNETKQLCEQAGAKQVAVLACDATDEEAMKSLELPDGIAHPGTLINNAGSFLYKAVTDTTNSEFQNQIDINLFTAVNTVNRFLPTLREMDRSLIINICSVGSLRGLADSGAYASAKHALLGYTRSLRDELQITNVGVTAINLGQTHSTSWDESSMSPERLINPTDVAKILVTLASLSPRSLVEEIIIQPQHGRVEPM, encoded by the coding sequence ATGACCTATCAAGAATCCTCCATTCTCATAACCGGTGCCAGTCAGGGAATAGGAAGAAGTATATCGATCGCGTTTGCTGCGGCAACCGATCGCCCTTTATTGTTGCTGGCACGAAATCTGGAAAATCTAAACGAGACAAAACAACTTTGCGAACAGGCCGGTGCAAAACAGGTAGCCGTACTGGCTTGTGATGCAACCGATGAAGAGGCTATGAAAAGTCTTGAGCTTCCTGATGGAATTGCCCACCCGGGAACGCTCATCAACAATGCCGGAAGTTTTCTCTACAAGGCGGTTACGGATACAACCAATAGTGAATTTCAGAATCAGATTGATATTAATCTGTTTACAGCGGTGAATACGGTCAATCGGTTTCTTCCAACCCTCAGAGAGATGGATCGATCGCTGATCATTAACATCTGTTCTGTGGGATCCCTGAGAGGATTAGCTGATAGCGGTGCTTACGCTTCGGCCAAACACGCCCTTTTAGGTTATACACGGTCATTACGTGATGAATTGCAGATTACAAATGTAGGAGTAACGGCCATTAATCTGGGTCAGACTCACTCCACTTCATGGGATGAATCGAGTATGAGTCCCGAGAGGCTGATCAATCCTACCGACGTGGCAAAAATTCTGGTAACACTGGCGTCACTATCGCCCCGATCACTGGTAGAGGAGATTATTATTCAGCCTCAACATGGCCGCGTTGAACCCATGTAG
- a CDS encoding vitamin B12-dependent ribonucleotide reductase: MQFSRLYTKADWKTPFDSIKFEKRKSEIKNPDGSVIFKMENVVVPKTWSQVSTDIIAQKYFRKAGVPAKLKKIEEKGVPEWLQRSEPDEKALKKMDEEERYSHEIDSRQVFHRLAGCWTYWGWKHDYFDSEDQAKSFYDELCYMLANQMAAPNSPQWFNTGLHWAYGINGPAQGHYYVDGKTGKLTKSKDAYTHPQPHACFIQSVDDDLVNEGGIMDLWVREARLFKYGSGTGSNFSALRGSGEPLSGGGKSSGLMSFLKIGDRAAGAIKSGGTTRRAAKMVTLDLDHPDIEEYINWKVREEQKVASIVTGSKISEKYLKRIISLCHKPVDIDGQSYNGAVSRDPLKNKELGRTIKEAKQHQVPLNYIERVIQLAAQGFTDIEFDTYDTDWNSEAYMTVSGQNSNNSVRVPNSFMKAVVDDKEWNLYGRVEKKRAQKENREPEPMKTLKARELWDDISYAAWSCADPGTQYHDTINEWHTCPEDGPIKASNPCSEYMFLDNTACNLASLNLMKFFKDEDCKEFDVESIRHATRLWTTVLEIAVLMAQFPSKEIAELSYIFRTLGLGYANLGAALMVQGAPYDSERGCAIAGSLTAIMHMKSYATSAELAKELGTFEGYERNKEHMQRVLRNHRRAAYNVAPEEYEELTIRPKGIDANQCPEYLLKAAREDADQAVKLGEEHGFRNAQVTVIAPTGTIGLVMDCDTTGIEPDFALVKFKKLAGGGYFKIINQSVPLALKNLGYKPKQIDEIINYAKGYGTLDGCPHINPETLKEKGFTDKQLDAVNEALPGSFDIKFAFNQWTLGEDFCKDVLGITEEQLSDFNFDMLRFLGFSKDQIQEANDYVCGTMTVEGAPHLKDEHLAVFDCANKCGRTGTRYISAKGHINMMAAAQPFISGAISKTINLPNEATVEDIKEAYMLSWQLMLKANALYRDGSKLSQPLNSMSDVLEELEDEDDDAASMAAQDNVIKTAEKIIHKYVARRQRLPFRRSGYTQKVKIGGQSVYVRTGEYENGQLGEIFIDMHREGAAFRSLMNCFAISISLGLQHGVPLEEFVDAFVFTKFEPSGMVAGSPHVKMTTSVIDYIFRELAVTYLERDDLAHVSPEEIMTRKLRPSEEDELEEQVAKKVHQKKHPVTETEGAAKIELEDEAESDYDRAKQLGYTGDSCPECGSMTMIRNGTCQKCITCGSTTGCS; the protein is encoded by the coding sequence ATGCAATTTAGCCGACTATATACGAAAGCAGACTGGAAGACCCCGTTTGATTCCATCAAATTTGAAAAGAGAAAGTCTGAAATTAAGAATCCGGATGGATCTGTCATCTTCAAGATGGAAAATGTTGTTGTCCCCAAAACATGGTCGCAGGTTTCCACCGACATCATCGCTCAGAAATATTTTCGTAAAGCCGGCGTCCCTGCAAAACTGAAGAAGATAGAGGAGAAGGGTGTGCCGGAATGGCTGCAGCGTTCGGAGCCTGATGAGAAAGCTCTCAAAAAGATGGATGAAGAGGAGAGATACTCTCATGAGATCGATAGCCGCCAGGTGTTTCACCGATTGGCAGGTTGCTGGACCTATTGGGGATGGAAGCATGACTACTTCGATTCTGAAGATCAGGCAAAGTCTTTCTATGATGAACTCTGTTACATGCTGGCCAACCAAATGGCTGCCCCCAACAGTCCGCAGTGGTTCAATACCGGATTGCATTGGGCGTACGGAATTAACGGTCCGGCACAGGGTCACTACTATGTAGATGGCAAGACCGGCAAACTGACGAAATCGAAAGACGCCTATACACATCCGCAGCCGCATGCCTGCTTTATTCAAAGCGTGGATGACGATCTTGTGAACGAAGGCGGAATCATGGACCTGTGGGTTCGTGAAGCAAGACTATTTAAATATGGCTCCGGAACCGGATCTAATTTCTCAGCTCTTCGCGGTTCAGGTGAGCCGTTGAGCGGCGGAGGAAAGTCCTCCGGTTTGATGAGTTTTCTGAAAATCGGTGACCGTGCAGCAGGTGCCATCAAATCGGGTGGAACAACCCGGCGCGCTGCCAAGATGGTGACGCTCGATCTGGATCACCCCGATATTGAAGAATATATCAACTGGAAGGTTCGCGAGGAGCAAAAAGTGGCTTCCATCGTAACCGGTTCAAAAATTTCTGAGAAGTACCTGAAACGAATTATCAGTCTCTGCCATAAGCCGGTAGATATTGACGGTCAGTCCTACAACGGTGCTGTCAGCCGTGATCCTCTGAAAAACAAGGAGCTGGGGCGTACCATTAAAGAGGCGAAACAGCACCAGGTGCCGCTGAACTACATCGAGCGTGTGATTCAGCTTGCCGCACAGGGATTCACCGATATTGAATTTGATACCTACGACACCGACTGGAATTCAGAAGCGTACATGACGGTGAGCGGGCAAAACTCCAACAACTCCGTTCGTGTGCCCAACAGTTTTATGAAAGCTGTGGTGGACGACAAAGAGTGGAATCTTTACGGACGAGTAGAGAAGAAAAGAGCTCAGAAGGAGAACCGTGAGCCGGAGCCGATGAAGACTCTGAAAGCGCGAGAACTTTGGGATGATATTTCCTACGCGGCTTGGTCCTGCGCAGATCCCGGAACACAGTATCACGACACCATTAATGAGTGGCACACCTGTCCGGAAGACGGACCGATCAAGGCGAGTAATCCTTGCTCAGAGTATATGTTCCTCGACAACACCGCGTGTAACCTCGCATCCCTCAACCTAATGAAATTTTTCAAAGATGAGGATTGCAAGGAGTTTGATGTGGAGTCGATTCGTCACGCCACACGGCTCTGGACTACCGTTCTGGAGATTGCCGTTCTGATGGCACAGTTCCCATCCAAAGAGATTGCGGAATTGTCATACATCTTCCGAACACTCGGACTAGGCTATGCCAACCTGGGTGCTGCGCTGATGGTTCAGGGTGCTCCGTACGACAGTGAGCGCGGATGCGCCATTGCGGGTTCACTCACGGCCATCATGCATATGAAATCGTATGCAACCAGTGCGGAGCTGGCAAAAGAGCTCGGCACGTTTGAAGGATATGAGCGAAATAAAGAGCATATGCAGCGTGTACTGCGCAACCACAGAAGGGCGGCCTACAACGTGGCTCCCGAGGAGTATGAAGAATTGACCATCAGGCCGAAAGGAATTGATGCTAATCAGTGTCCCGAATATCTGCTGAAAGCGGCCCGTGAGGATGCCGATCAGGCGGTGAAATTGGGCGAAGAGCACGGATTCAGAAATGCACAGGTAACTGTGATTGCACCGACCGGTACCATCGGTCTGGTAATGGACTGTGATACCACGGGAATTGAGCCGGACTTTGCGCTTGTGAAATTCAAAAAACTGGCCGGCGGCGGATACTTTAAGATTATCAACCAGAGCGTGCCGCTTGCGCTGAAGAACCTGGGCTACAAGCCGAAGCAGATCGATGAGATTATCAATTACGCCAAAGGGTACGGAACCCTGGACGGCTGTCCACACATCAATCCGGAAACGCTGAAAGAGAAAGGATTTACCGACAAGCAGCTGGATGCCGTAAATGAGGCGCTGCCCGGAAGTTTTGACATTAAATTTGCCTTCAACCAGTGGACACTCGGCGAGGATTTCTGCAAGGATGTTCTCGGAATTACCGAAGAGCAGCTGTCTGATTTCAACTTTGACATGCTGCGGTTCCTCGGATTCAGCAAAGATCAGATTCAGGAAGCGAACGACTATGTTTGCGGAACTATGACGGTAGAGGGTGCCCCTCACCTGAAAGATGAACACCTGGCAGTTTTTGACTGCGCGAACAAGTGCGGCCGAACCGGTACACGTTACATCTCCGCGAAAGGACATATCAACATGATGGCAGCGGCTCAGCCGTTTATCTCCGGTGCGATCTCCAAGACGATCAACCTGCCGAATGAGGCAACCGTTGAGGATATCAAGGAGGCGTACATGCTTTCGTGGCAGCTGATGCTGAAAGCGAATGCGCTTTACCGGGATGGATCGAAACTGAGTCAGCCGCTCAACTCTATGAGTGATGTTCTGGAAGAGCTTGAGGATGAGGATGATGACGCAGCGAGTATGGCAGCACAGGATAATGTGATTAAAACCGCTGAGAAGATCATTCACAAGTATGTGGCCCGTCGTCAGCGACTGCCATTCAGACGAAGCGGATATACGCAGAAAGTGAAGATTGGCGGACAGAGCGTCTATGTGAGAACCGGTGAGTATGAGAACGGTCAGCTCGGTGAGATTTTCATCGACATGCACCGTGAGGGAGCAGCTTTCAGAAGCTTGATGAACTGCTTTGCGATCTCCATCTCGCTGGGTCTGCAGCACGGCGTTCCGCTCGAAGAGTTTGTGGATGCGTTTGTATTCACCAAGTTTGAGCCGAGCGGCATGGTAGCGGGAAGTCCTCATGTGAAGATGACGACCTCCGTGATCGACTATATTTTCCGGGAACTGGCTGTGACTTATCTTGAGCGGGATGATCTGGCTCATGTGTCTCCCGAGGAGATTATGACCAGAAAACTGCGCCCATCCGAAGAGGATGAACTAGAAGAGCAGGTAGCGAAAAAAGTGCATCAGAAGAAACATCCGGTTACCGAAACTGAAGGTGCAGCTAAGATAGAACTTGAAGACGAAGCAGAAAGCGACTACGATCGAGCTAAACAGCTTGGTTATACAGGCGACTCTTGCCCCGAGTGCGGGAGCATGACGATGATCCGTAATGGGACATGCCAGAAGTGCATAACGTGTGGATCAACGACCGGGTGCTCCTGA
- a CDS encoding Rossmann-like and DUF2520 domain-containing protein, translating into MKMRPAITVIGSGAVGSAWIDYFRKAGFPIASVWNSSSGVVYGSDSEHQDERNHSLPAGESDIGDLILITTPDSIIRSVAENLSTSDIDWSDKRVVHCSGSHPASVLLPLSQKGAATASMHPIQTFKKSDDSGRLKNIYISLQGDGSFVQQLKGIVEDLNSNPLILDEHQKKAVHISAVFASNYLVALLNTSDVILKENGVEEGVNILEPLIRQTLKNILERGTEFSLTGPISRGDTTTVQDHLENLAADEEKENLYKALGRVCLGIVKRQDSLTEEQLSELQRILE; encoded by the coding sequence ATGAAAATGAGACCCGCCATTACCGTAATCGGCAGCGGAGCAGTAGGTTCCGCCTGGATTGATTATTTTAGAAAGGCGGGTTTCCCGATCGCTTCTGTCTGGAATAGCTCATCGGGTGTGGTTTATGGTTCAGATTCTGAGCATCAGGATGAACGAAATCATTCACTTCCTGCGGGCGAGTCAGACATTGGCGACTTGATTTTGATTACCACTCCGGACTCCATTATCCGGTCGGTTGCTGAAAATCTCTCAACATCGGACATTGACTGGAGCGATAAACGAGTTGTCCACTGTTCCGGAAGCCACCCCGCCTCAGTTTTACTTCCGCTTTCCCAAAAGGGTGCTGCAACCGCTTCAATGCACCCGATTCAAACATTCAAGAAAAGCGACGACTCGGGAAGGCTGAAAAATATCTATATCAGTCTGCAGGGAGATGGCTCATTCGTTCAACAACTGAAAGGGATTGTGGAGGATTTGAATTCAAATCCGCTTATCCTGGATGAACATCAGAAGAAAGCCGTTCATATTTCTGCGGTCTTTGCATCCAACTATCTTGTGGCGCTGTTGAACACTTCAGACGTCATATTGAAAGAAAACGGAGTAGAGGAAGGAGTGAACATTCTTGAACCGCTGATTCGCCAGACTCTGAAGAATATCTTGGAAAGAGGTACTGAGTTTTCACTTACAGGACCGATTTCCCGTGGGGATACCACTACTGTTCAAGACCACCTGGAAAATCTCGCGGCTGATGAAGAGAAAGAAAATTTATACAAGGCACTGGGCCGTGTTTGTCTGGGCATTGTAAAGAGGCAGGATTCCCTGACTGAAGAGCAACTTTCAGAGCTTCAAAGAATTTTAGAGTAG